The Sphingomonas sp. HF-S4 sequence GCGCTTCTCGAGGCTTTCGAGATCGGCGAGCATCAGCTCGGTCTCGACGGTCTCCGCGTCGGCGATCGGATCGACCTTGTTGTCGACATGCTGAATGTCGTCATTCTCGAAGCAGCGCAGGACGTGGACGATCGCATCCACTTCGCGGATGTTGCCGAGGAACTGGTTGCCCAGGCCTTCGCCCTTGCTCGCGCCGCGCACCAGCCCGGCGATGTCGACGAAGCCGAGCTGGGTCTCGATCTTCTTCGCCGAGCCGGCGATCTCCTGCAGCTTGTCTAGCCGCGGATCGGGGACCGCGACGTTGCCGACATTGGGCTCGATCGTGCAGAAGGGATAGTTGGCTGCCTGCGCCGCCGCGGTCTCGGTCAGCGCGTTGAAGAGCGTGGACTTGCCGACGTTCGGAAGCCCGACGATGCCGCAGCGGAAACCCATGGGAAGCTCGATCCTGTGTCTGAAGGGCCCGTCGGGCCAGGTTGCGCGCTCGATAGGCGCAAAGCCGCCGTGGAGCAACGTGGTGAGGCGGCGCGTTGAGCTTGCATGATAGTGAAGCATCTCGATTCCGCGGCCACGCGCCTGATGGGGCTCGACGGCACCGATTTTCGCCAGCCCGCGGGCGAGCCGGCGTTGCTGCCGCCCGATTCGGTCTCTTGGCGCGTGTTCCGCAATCCGGTGACGATGTATGTCGGCGGGATCGCCGCGGTGCTGCTCGAGCTGGGCGAGCCGCGCGTGCGCCACGGCGTGTGGGATCATAGCAGCTTCAAGCGCGATCCGGCCCATCGGATGCGGCGCACGGGCGCGGCGGCGATGGTTACCGTCTATGGCGCGCGCAGCCAGTTCGAGGCGCTTGCCGCCCGCGTCAACCGGATGCACGCCCAGGTGCAGGGGGAGACCGGCGACGGCCGCGCCTATGTCGCCAGCGATCCCGAGCTGCTGCTGTGGGTCCAGGCGACGGCGAGCTGGGCGTTCCTCCAAGCCTATCATCGTTATGCCGAGCCGCTGACCCAGGCCGAGCGCGACCGCTTCTACGCCGAGGCGCGGCCGGGCGCGGCGCTGTACGGCGTCGATGCGCCGCCGGCGAGCGAGGCTGCGATGGACGCGCTGATGATGCGGATGCGGCCGCAGCTCGAACCTTCGCCGGTGATCGAGGAGCTGATCGCGATCCTGCGCACCGCCGACATCCTGCCGCGGGCGCTGCGCCCGGTGCAGAAGCTCGGCGTTCGCGCCGCGATCGACCTGCTGCCTCCCGAGATGCGCCGCCAGCTCGGGCTGGCGGGACAAACGCTGCGCCCCACCGAGCGGATGCTGCTCAAGCTGCTCGCCCGGGGCGCGGTGCGCTTCGAGTTGCCGTCCAGCCCGGCGCGGCAGGCCGAAGCGCGGGTGGCGGATCGCGGGTCTTACGGGTCCGGAGCGTTGGCTACGTCATAACTTGACGCGCCCCCGTTCACCTGAGGTACAGGGGCACCGAGCCTTTTCAGGCACGCGTATTTCAAGGAGCAGGGAATGATTCGCCGTCACATGATCATGAGCGCCGCCGCGGCGACGCTGGCGCTGGCGAGCTGCAGCGGCAGCGACGATCCCAGTCCTTCGCCAACCCCGACTCCCACCGGATCGGTCACCCCGACGCCAACCGCGTCGCCGACCTACGCGGCGTTCCCGCTTGGGGCGGCCGCCGAGTTCGGCACGATCAACGCCTCGGCCAGCTACACTGGCGATCCGGCGGCGGGCCCGGTAACGCTCGGCGCGGTCGGCACCGAGATCGGCCTGTCGACCCGCGTGCGCCTGGCGACCAGCAATGCGATCGCCACCGCGACCTATGTCATCAACGAGAACAGCGAGGAATCGCGCTTCGTCAACGCCAACGTCACCGTGGCGCCGGCGCCGGGCGTCACCGAGTTCGTGTTCCGCACCACCGACACCGCGACCGCGGGCAAGTTCTCGCAGCTCGAGTTCCTCAACAACACGATCTCGGACACGACTCGTACCAATAACCTCGCGCTTCAGCTGACCAATGTCAGCTACGCCAATTGGTGGCGCGGCGATTCGACTACCGGCGCCAAGCGGATCACGAACACGGTGTTCGGCTATCAGACCACGCTCGCCGACATGCCCAAGACGGGCACCCAGGCGTATACGACCAGCGTCGTCGGCCGCCTGGTGAGCACCAATGCCGGCGCCACCACGCTGTGGCGCATCGGTGGCACCGTCACCACCTCGGTCAACTTCTCGACCGGGCAGGTCACCGCGACACTCACGCTCAACCGCACGCCCGAGGGC is a genomic window containing:
- a CDS encoding oxygenase MpaB family protein, whose protein sequence is MIVKHLDSAATRLMGLDGTDFRQPAGEPALLPPDSVSWRVFRNPVTMYVGGIAAVLLELGEPRVRHGVWDHSSFKRDPAHRMRRTGAAAMVTVYGARSQFEALAARVNRMHAQVQGETGDGRAYVASDPELLLWVQATASWAFLQAYHRYAEPLTQAERDRFYAEARPGAALYGVDAPPASEAAMDALMMRMRPQLEPSPVIEELIAILRTADILPRALRPVQKLGVRAAIDLLPPEMRRQLGLAGQTLRPTERMLLKLLARGAVRFELPSSPARQAEARVADRGSYGSGALATS
- a CDS encoding transferrin-binding protein-like solute binding protein, yielding MIRRHMIMSAAAATLALASCSGSDDPSPSPTPTPTGSVTPTPTASPTYAAFPLGAAAEFGTINASASYTGDPAAGPVTLGAVGTEIGLSTRVRLATSNAIATATYVINENSEESRFVNANVTVAPAPGVTEFVFRTTDTATAGKFSQLEFLNNTISDTTRTNNLALQLTNVSYANWWRGDSTTGAKRITNTVFGYQTTLADMPKTGTQAYTTSVVGRLVSTNAGATTLWRIGGTVTTSVNFSTGQVTATLTLNRTPEGGGATIAYGSYTLQGSILSGQNQFTGSFAAGSTLTGTLTGGFFGSQGKEIGIAFAGTGTNGGDSQNLIGVIVGKK